A genomic segment from Polyangium mundeleinium encodes:
- a CDS encoding RNA polymerase sigma factor, whose product MDGVFRMFRWFPWAARGGAPSAVEHPLDVVAVHAEYADFVFRSLQRLGVRPPDLDDLRQEVFIVVHKRLHTFDTGGSMQAWLFGICKNIVARHRQRAYVRRETTAIPLPETSSEGVQPSPEENLATKQARAELTELLNELELERCAVLVMFEIEQKGCEDIAKELGVPVGTVHSRLHAARKEFEKALARREARLSRGRRR is encoded by the coding sequence GTGGACGGCGTGTTCCGCATGTTTCGATGGTTTCCATGGGCGGCCCGGGGAGGGGCGCCCTCGGCGGTGGAGCACCCGCTCGACGTGGTCGCGGTGCACGCGGAGTACGCCGACTTCGTCTTCCGATCCCTGCAACGGCTCGGGGTTCGTCCTCCGGATCTCGACGATCTGAGACAGGAGGTGTTCATCGTCGTCCACAAGCGGCTCCACACGTTCGACACGGGCGGGTCGATGCAGGCCTGGCTCTTCGGGATCTGCAAGAACATCGTCGCCCGCCATCGGCAACGGGCCTACGTGCGGCGCGAGACCACGGCGATCCCGCTGCCGGAGACGAGCTCCGAGGGGGTCCAGCCGAGCCCGGAGGAGAACCTCGCGACGAAGCAGGCGCGCGCCGAGCTGACCGAGCTGCTCAACGAGCTCGAGCTCGAGAGGTGCGCGGTGCTCGTGATGTTCGAGATCGAACAGAAGGGGTGCGAGGACATCGCCAAGGAGCTGGGTGTGCCGGTGGGAACGGTGCACTCGCGGCTCCACGCGGCTCGGAAGGAGTTCGAGAAGGCCCTCGCGCGTCGCGAGGCGCGCCTTTCGCGGGGGCGGCGCCGATGA
- a CDS encoding FG-GAP repeat protein, which produces MSNALRAAYIASVQQHAPERYAAVALAPGLVRAENEAQRWGTTLDSAGISLSSDDGSWTLGMRAAALGCEGQVTALGAAAPEAEGNRVRYGRDDLEEWYVNGPLGLEQGFVLQEAPACAGTKVVAIELDGDWRAELVDEDGDGLGEALSLRDNEARATLRYTDLYVKDAAGKELPAWLSLDQGRVVIHVNDAGAVYPVEIDPLMAIHLGKLWPDFGPIINFGNALSFSGDTALVGARSDDGMSPYSGSAYVFVRSSQGRARAPVRMAEARAARVRSFLRG; this is translated from the coding sequence ATGTCAAACGCCCTGCGCGCGGCCTACATCGCGTCCGTGCAGCAGCACGCCCCGGAGCGGTATGCCGCCGTGGCGCTCGCGCCGGGGCTCGTGCGCGCCGAGAACGAGGCGCAGCGATGGGGGACGACGCTCGACAGCGCAGGCATCTCCCTTTCGTCGGACGACGGCAGTTGGACCCTCGGAATGCGTGCGGCCGCCCTCGGCTGCGAGGGCCAGGTGACGGCGCTCGGCGCGGCAGCGCCCGAGGCGGAGGGCAATCGGGTTCGTTATGGGCGCGATGACCTGGAAGAATGGTACGTGAACGGGCCGCTCGGGCTCGAACAGGGCTTCGTCCTTCAAGAGGCCCCCGCGTGCGCCGGGACGAAGGTCGTGGCCATCGAGCTCGACGGGGATTGGCGGGCAGAGCTCGTGGACGAGGACGGGGACGGCCTTGGGGAGGCGCTTTCGCTGCGGGACAACGAAGCGCGCGCGACGCTCCGGTATACCGACCTGTACGTGAAGGACGCGGCGGGCAAGGAGCTGCCGGCGTGGCTGTCGCTCGATCAGGGGCGGGTCGTGATTCACGTGAACGACGCGGGGGCCGTGTATCCGGTGGAGATCGATCCGCTGATGGCCATTCATCTCGGGAAGCTGTGGCCGGACTTCGGGCCGATCATCAATTTCGGCAACGCGCTTTCGTTCTCGGGGGACACGGCGCTCGTGGGGGCGCGTAGCGACGACGGCATGAGCCCCTACTCCGGCTCGGCCTACGTGTTCGTGCGCAGCAGCCAGGGGCGCGCTCGGGCTCCTGTTCGCATGGCGGAGGCGCGCGCGGCGCGCGTGAGGTCCTTCCTGCGCGGGTGA
- a CDS encoding tetratricopeptide repeat protein, which translates to MTQLELARSTAQVAQIAATPVGVLPGVLAKKIVMAILGIGAAAAVVVASRGGQDVPLVLKVGVGAPTENVAAAVEAVASGVPAPEEPVKSGERPTEGVESRTTPETSRPVPMPKKPARGSITKKVPPPMPSPPVSAAVVTEDSITREIMMLEEARRLMATSPSEALRRVEAHAQEFPAGRLAMEREFLAIDTLLRLGRKDEARARGEALLERSSGSPYEVRVRRKLDEMR; encoded by the coding sequence ATGACGCAGCTCGAGCTGGCGCGGTCGACCGCGCAGGTTGCGCAGATCGCGGCAACGCCTGTGGGGGTTTTGCCGGGGGTTCTTGCGAAAAAGATCGTGATGGCGATTCTGGGGATCGGCGCCGCCGCCGCGGTGGTCGTCGCGTCTCGTGGGGGGCAGGACGTCCCGCTCGTGCTCAAGGTGGGGGTGGGGGCACCGACCGAGAACGTGGCCGCGGCGGTGGAGGCGGTGGCTTCGGGCGTGCCTGCGCCGGAGGAGCCTGTGAAGAGCGGCGAGCGCCCGACGGAGGGAGTGGAGTCGCGCACCACGCCGGAAACGAGCCGCCCGGTGCCGATGCCCAAGAAACCGGCCAGGGGTTCGATCACGAAGAAAGTTCCGCCTCCCATGCCGTCGCCGCCCGTTTCGGCGGCGGTTGTCACGGAAGACTCGATCACCCGTGAGATTATGATGCTGGAGGAGGCGCGGCGCCTCATGGCGACGAGCCCGTCGGAGGCGCTACGTCGAGTCGAGGCGCACGCGCAGGAGTTTCCAGCGGGGCGGCTCGCGATGGAGCGGGAGTTTCTTGCGATCGATACGCTGCTTCGACTCGGGCGCAAAGACGAGGCACGAGCGAGAGGCGAGGCCCTGCTCGAGCGATCGAGCGGGAGCCCGTACGAGGTGAGGGTGCGGCGGAAGCTGGACGAGATGCGCTGA
- a CDS encoding M15 family metallopeptidase, whose amino-acid sequence MSARSPRPDDRRLQRASRLLFAAALGLVCAAPFVTGELPIAEAKEAKGKAKPKVEKKAPAGKGVFEHGCRVQSPQKFLERRTFVSKGVLDGGKHTKAVQYLATHYGNVGDDVTRKLNPKGALPQAVTVQFMGLPVSVHTKVAPALACVEKKIKKSCTGASKYTPRALGGFRGANTYRGIEISNHLFGIALDIDPDRNPCCGCVDPWPSHPKCKQKSRSPYDRAAMPKCWIKAFERFGFDWLGHDPLEDTMHFEFLGDPDRIKK is encoded by the coding sequence GTGTCCGCCCGCTCCCCGCGCCCCGACGACCGAAGGCTTCAGCGCGCCTCGCGCCTGCTCTTCGCGGCCGCCCTCGGCCTCGTCTGCGCCGCACCCTTCGTCACAGGCGAACTCCCCATCGCCGAAGCCAAGGAGGCGAAGGGCAAGGCCAAGCCCAAGGTCGAGAAAAAGGCCCCCGCCGGCAAGGGTGTGTTCGAGCACGGGTGCCGCGTCCAGAGCCCGCAAAAATTCCTCGAACGCCGCACGTTCGTCTCGAAAGGCGTGCTCGACGGCGGGAAACACACGAAGGCGGTCCAGTACCTCGCGACCCATTACGGCAACGTCGGCGACGACGTGACGCGCAAGCTGAACCCCAAAGGCGCGCTCCCCCAGGCCGTGACCGTGCAGTTCATGGGCCTGCCCGTCTCGGTACACACGAAGGTCGCGCCCGCGCTCGCCTGCGTCGAGAAGAAGATCAAGAAGTCCTGCACCGGCGCTTCCAAGTACACGCCGCGCGCCCTCGGAGGCTTTCGCGGGGCGAACACCTACCGCGGCATCGAGATCTCGAACCACCTCTTCGGCATCGCGCTCGACATCGACCCCGACCGAAACCCCTGCTGCGGCTGCGTGGACCCCTGGCCGAGCCACCCGAAATGCAAGCAGAAGTCACGCTCGCCGTACGACCGCGCAGCGATGCCGAAATGCTGGATCAAGGCCTTCGAACGGTTCGGGTTCGATTGGCTCGGGCACGACCCGCTCGAGGACACGATGCATTTCGAGTTTCTCGGGGATCCAGACAGGATCAAGAAGTAG
- a CDS encoding MYXO-CTERM sorting domain-containing protein, producing MNKEQQSFGPWPGRILGPVMIAMLAACSADTTPAEGMSAPASAPAEVARGGSASMPKDLRAAYIASVQQQASERYAAVALAPGLLRAENEAQRFATTLDGAGVSLLPADGAWTFGMRAAGLGCEGQVTELGAAEPVAEGNRVRYGREGLEEWYVNGPLGLEQGFVLAAAPCAGTKVMAIEFGGDLRAELVDEDGDGRGEALSLRDGEGREALGYTDLYVKDAAGRALPAWLSLDQGRVVIHVDDAGAAYPVEIDPLVWVQQAKLWASDGAANDNFGYTVALSGDTALVGAIHDADKGSSSGSVYVFVRNAGVWTEQAKLVASDGAAFDCFGCSVALSGDTALVGAIHDADKGSSSGSAYVFVRSAGVWTEQAKLWASDGAASDQFGWSIALSGDTALVGVSKPVGSVGAAYVFVRNAGVWTEQAKLLADDGMADDYFGISVALSGDTALVGAPYDDDKGINSGSAYAFTRSSGVWTQQAKLLANDGEPSDEFGWSVALSGDTALVGAVYDDDKGTNSGSAYVLVRSSGVWTQQQKLLANDGAANDLFGYSVALSGDTALVGMSKFGAGSVSSAYVFARSSGVWNQQQKLLASDGMLGDSFGYSIALSGDTALVGAFRDGDKGTASGSAYVFALSEPLSLGSPCATGTVCVSGFCVDGVCCDTACGGGVTGDCQACSVAAGAAVDGTCAPLSAGTACRASAGACDVAEACDGVANSCPADAKAAAGTECRASAGACDAAESCNGVTNDCPVNELAAAGTVCRASAGACDVAETCNGVAIQCPADAKVAAGTACRASAGACDVAESCDGAANDCPSDAKAAVGTECRASAFACDVAESCDGAANDCPADGLAVDGTPCAAGVCEGGACVDGVGGAGGAGGAGGAGGMAGAGGAGGAGGAGGAGGREPSEDGGCGCRTASQTGSLPALPALALGLLFTWRRRARRA from the coding sequence ATGAACAAAGAACAACAGAGCTTCGGGCCGTGGCCGGGTCGCATCCTCGGCCCGGTCATGATCGCCATGCTTGCCGCTTGCAGCGCCGACACCACGCCCGCCGAGGGCATGTCCGCGCCTGCGAGCGCCCCCGCCGAGGTGGCGCGGGGAGGCTCGGCGTCGATGCCGAAGGACCTGCGCGCGGCCTACATCGCGTCCGTGCAGCAGCAAGCCTCGGAGCGATATGCCGCCGTGGCGCTCGCGCCCGGGCTTTTGCGCGCCGAGAACGAGGCGCAGCGGTTCGCGACGACGCTCGACGGCGCGGGCGTTTCGCTTTTGCCGGCGGACGGCGCGTGGACGTTCGGCATGCGCGCAGCCGGGCTCGGCTGCGAGGGCCAGGTGACGGAGCTCGGCGCGGCGGAGCCCGTGGCCGAGGGCAATCGGGTTCGTTATGGGCGCGAGGGCCTGGAAGAATGGTACGTGAACGGGCCGCTGGGGCTCGAACAGGGATTCGTCCTCGCGGCGGCTCCGTGCGCCGGGACCAAGGTCATGGCCATCGAGTTCGGCGGGGATCTGCGGGCGGAGCTCGTGGACGAGGACGGAGACGGGCGCGGGGAGGCGCTTTCGCTTCGGGATGGGGAGGGCCGTGAGGCGCTCGGTTATACCGACCTGTATGTGAAGGATGCGGCGGGCAGAGCGCTGCCCGCGTGGCTATCGCTCGATCAGGGGCGCGTCGTGATCCACGTGGACGACGCAGGGGCGGCGTATCCGGTGGAGATCGATCCGCTCGTATGGGTGCAGCAGGCGAAGCTTTGGGCGAGCGACGGAGCAGCGAACGACAATTTCGGTTATACCGTCGCGCTCTCGGGGGACACGGCGCTTGTGGGGGCAATCCACGACGCCGACAAGGGCTCCTCCTCCGGCTCGGTCTACGTGTTCGTGCGGAACGCTGGCGTCTGGACCGAGCAGGCGAAGCTTGTGGCGAGCGACGGAGCGGCGTTCGACTGTTTCGGCTGTTCGGTCGCGCTCTCGGGGGACACGGCGCTTGTGGGGGCAATCCACGACGCCGACAAGGGCTCCTCCTCCGGCTCGGCCTACGTGTTCGTGCGGAGCGCTGGCGTCTGGACCGAGCAGGCGAAGCTTTGGGCGAGTGATGGGGCAGCGTCGGACCAGTTTGGCTGGTCGATCGCGCTTTCCGGGGACACGGCGCTCGTGGGCGTGAGCAAACCCGTCGGCTCGGTGGGCGCGGCCTACGTGTTCGTGCGGAACGCTGGCGTTTGGACCGAGCAGGCCAAGCTCTTGGCGGACGACGGGATGGCGGACGACTATTTCGGCATTTCGGTCGCGCTCTCGGGGGACACGGCGCTCGTGGGGGCGCCTTACGACGATGACAAGGGCATAAACTCTGGCTCGGCCTATGCCTTCACGCGGAGCTCTGGCGTCTGGACCCAGCAGGCCAAGCTCCTGGCGAATGATGGGGAGCCGTCGGACGAGTTCGGCTGGTCGGTTGCGCTTTCCGGGGACACGGCGCTCGTGGGCGCGGTCTACGACGATGACAAGGGCACGAACTCAGGCTCGGCCTATGTGCTCGTGCGAAGCTCTGGCGTCTGGACCCAGCAGCAAAAGCTCCTGGCGAATGACGGGGCGGCGAACGACCTGTTCGGCTATTCGGTCGCGCTCTCGGGGGACACGGCGCTCGTGGGCATGAGCAAGTTCGGCGCCGGCTCGGTGAGCTCGGCCTACGTCTTCGCGCGGAGCTCTGGCGTCTGGAACCAGCAGCAAAAGCTCCTGGCGAGTGACGGCATGTTGGGCGACTCTTTCGGATATTCGATCGCACTTTCGGGGGACACGGCGCTCGTTGGGGCGTTCCGCGACGGTGACAAGGGCACGGCCTCCGGCTCGGCCTACGTCTTCGCGCTGAGCGAGCCGTTGAGCCTGGGCAGTCCCTGCGCGACCGGCACCGTATGCGTGAGCGGCTTCTGCGTGGACGGGGTCTGCTGCGACACGGCGTGCGGCGGAGGCGTGACCGGGGATTGCCAGGCGTGCAGCGTGGCGGCGGGCGCGGCGGTGGACGGGACGTGCGCGCCGCTCTCCGCAGGCACGGCTTGCCGCGCCTCGGCGGGCGCGTGCGACGTGGCAGAGGCCTGCGACGGGGTTGCGAACAGTTGCCCAGCGGACGCGAAGGCCGCGGCGGGCACCGAGTGCCGCGCCTCGGCAGGCGCGTGTGATGCGGCCGAGAGCTGCAACGGTGTCACAAACGATTGCCCGGTGAACGAACTGGCTGCGGCGGGCACCGTGTGCCGTGCCTCGGCAGGCGCGTGCGACGTGGCCGAGACGTGCAACGGCGTCGCAATCCAATGCCCGGCGGATGCAAAGGTCGCGGCGGGCACCGCGTGCCGCGCGTCGGCAGGCGCGTGCGACGTGGCCGAGAGCTGCGACGGGGCCGCGAACGACTGCCCGTCGGATGCAAAGGCTGCGGTAGGTACCGAGTGCCGCGCCTCGGCGTTCGCGTGCGACGTGGCCGAGAGCTGCGACGGCGCCGCGAACGACTGCCCGGCGGATGGACTCGCAGTCGATGGAACCCCCTGCGCGGCTGGCGTTTGCGAAGGCGGCGCATGCGTCGACGGCGTGGGTGGCGCGGGTGGCGCGGGTGGCGCGGGTGGCGCGGGTGGCATGGCTGGCGCAGGCGGCGCAGGCGGCGCAGGCGGCGCAGGCGGCGCGGGTGGCCGCGAGCCGTCCGAGGACGGCGGCTGCGGATGCAGGACGGCGTCGCAGACAGGGAGCTTGCCCGCGCTGCCTGCGCTGGCGCTCGGGCTCCTGTTCACATGGCGGAGGCGCGCGCGACGCGCGTGA
- a CDS encoding Vgb family protein has translation MNKYLSSGRSSPLLGAVAALVLAECTMDVDIARSRGKPSTTIQACGGDPGGAQACNRGACAWSKRFGSKLGDSGEAIVVDRSGNLLIAGSFHGELDFGGGVTLASPTGASFLAKLDPQGNPLWSKRILGSTVMAPSLATDASRNVVLTGSVYGNVDFGGGPLPAALPGTDDMFVAKFDADGNHQWSKLVTVDKAHEYGCAIKVDDMGSIIVSGSRDYAGDSQSQSEGFLLKLDASGNQQWITKFSGSSPFGCVYHELDSAGNIFVSGGFKGLFNVEGDEGNPILTSDLASYLTTRFLAKFDSDGKHSWSKQLGRFDTHNLTVDSQGSVVVAGQFAGYVNFDGCSERGELCVVKLDATGNHVWSRQLRSIGWPSIVTAGTCGTIIGGYGIDVPEREATGNLYLDGCLLSSGSASAFLFKLDDAGQIHRAYFWDKTYNNATAAIGQDDNVFLAGTFRDTLDLGCGPMTSVGEGDIFIAKLSGTGIGGADGMGVDPTAIMKLAAGGGASSPRALALDTTSVYWTTAGSVMKVGLNGGSVTTLASDQVMPAGIAVESEKVYWGENWSTLNAVPTGGGPIVKLATDGINSAPQCVAIGGSHLYWVNSNSGDAVRRVPLAGGTAVTIVPAVDVPQCLTVDSDFVYFTSMDGDQTSTGGKIRKVPRDGGTPEVLVSGQHFPYMITADAGNLYWTDVGNDKIMKVSKSGGAPQVLATGDYPAGIAVDSNYVYWANRYAGTVMKVPVGGGPAETIAPDQNSPAAVAVDATSIYWVNEGDGTLKKTGK, from the coding sequence ATGAACAAGTACCTCTCATCCGGTCGAAGCAGCCCCCTTCTCGGTGCGGTAGCCGCGCTGGTCCTCGCCGAATGCACGATGGATGTTGACATTGCCCGTTCCCGGGGAAAGCCGTCCACAACGATCCAAGCTTGCGGCGGTGATCCGGGCGGCGCGCAGGCTTGCAACCGCGGTGCGTGCGCCTGGAGCAAGCGATTCGGTTCCAAGCTCGGGGACTCCGGTGAGGCTATCGTCGTTGACCGTAGCGGAAACTTGCTCATCGCTGGTAGCTTCCATGGCGAACTCGACTTCGGCGGAGGTGTGACGCTCGCCTCGCCAACCGGGGCATCGTTCCTGGCCAAGCTAGACCCGCAAGGTAATCCTCTCTGGAGCAAGCGAATTCTTGGCAGTACGGTGATGGCCCCATCCCTCGCCACCGACGCGTCGAGGAATGTCGTGCTCACGGGCAGCGTCTATGGCAATGTCGATTTCGGTGGAGGCCCGCTGCCTGCGGCGCTTCCTGGCACGGACGACATGTTCGTAGCCAAATTCGATGCTGATGGCAACCACCAATGGAGCAAGCTCGTCACTGTCGACAAGGCACACGAATATGGATGTGCGATAAAAGTCGACGATATGGGCAGCATAATTGTAAGTGGCTCCCGTGACTACGCAGGCGACAGCCAGTCGCAATCAGAAGGATTTCTGCTCAAGCTCGATGCGAGTGGAAACCAACAGTGGATCACCAAATTCTCCGGCAGCTCTCCTTTTGGGTGCGTATATCATGAGCTCGATTCGGCGGGGAACATTTTCGTCAGCGGAGGATTCAAAGGCTTGTTTAATGTCGAAGGCGACGAAGGGAACCCCATACTCACAAGTGATCTGGCCTCGTATTTGACCACGCGTTTCCTGGCAAAATTCGACTCCGATGGCAAGCACTCATGGAGCAAGCAACTCGGACGCTTTGATACGCATAATTTGACCGTTGATTCCCAGGGTAGCGTTGTCGTCGCCGGTCAGTTCGCAGGTTACGTCAACTTCGATGGGTGTTCAGAGAGGGGCGAACTCTGCGTGGTGAAGCTCGACGCGACGGGGAACCATGTATGGAGCAGGCAACTTCGAAGCATTGGCTGGCCATCGATCGTGACAGCTGGGACATGTGGTACGATCATTGGCGGATACGGCATCGATGTCCCAGAGCGTGAAGCAACAGGGAATCTTTATCTGGACGGCTGCCTTCTCTCGAGCGGATCGGCAAGCGCCTTCCTGTTCAAGCTCGATGATGCCGGTCAGATTCATCGGGCTTATTTTTGGGACAAAACATATAACAATGCTACCGCCGCGATCGGTCAAGACGACAACGTTTTCCTTGCCGGAACCTTCCGGGACACGCTCGACCTCGGCTGCGGCCCGATGACGAGCGTTGGGGAGGGGGACATCTTCATCGCCAAACTCTCCGGCACCGGAATCGGGGGAGCAGACGGCATGGGGGTCGATCCCACTGCCATCATGAAGCTCGCGGCTGGTGGGGGGGCTTCGTCCCCGAGGGCGCTCGCTCTCGATACGACAAGCGTTTATTGGACCACTGCCGGATCGGTGATGAAGGTGGGGCTCAATGGCGGCAGCGTGACGACGCTGGCTTCGGACCAAGTCATGCCCGCCGGGATCGCCGTCGAATCGGAGAAAGTCTATTGGGGAGAAAATTGGAGCACTCTGAATGCTGTTCCGACCGGCGGAGGACCCATCGTGAAGCTCGCGACCGATGGGATCAATAGCGCCCCGCAATGCGTCGCCATCGGCGGTTCGCACCTCTATTGGGTCAACAGCAACTCGGGCGACGCTGTCCGCAGGGTCCCGCTTGCAGGGGGAACCGCAGTGACAATCGTGCCGGCGGTCGACGTGCCACAGTGCCTCACGGTCGATAGCGATTTCGTTTACTTCACCTCGATGGATGGCGACCAGACCTCCACGGGGGGCAAAATTCGCAAGGTCCCGCGAGACGGCGGCACGCCGGAAGTGCTCGTGTCTGGGCAGCACTTCCCCTACATGATTACGGCGGACGCAGGCAACCTTTACTGGACCGATGTCGGGAACGACAAGATCATGAAGGTGAGCAAGAGTGGCGGCGCGCCGCAGGTACTCGCGACAGGCGACTATCCGGCGGGCATCGCTGTCGATTCAAATTACGTGTATTGGGCAAACAGATACGCGGGAACGGTCATGAAGGTGCCGGTAGGCGGCGGTCCGGCCGAAACGATCGCGCCTGATCAGAATTCGCCAGCTGCGGTCGCCGTCGATGCGACGAGTATCTATTGGGTAAATGAGGGGGACGGCACTTTGAAGAAGACGGGGAAGTAG
- a CDS encoding CocE/NonD family hydrolase, with amino-acid sequence MKKFTTVALGTIAGLLCSQSALAAGSVTFDDQIVITSADGTEIAANLFTPVTTSPNATLPTIIFVNSWALEEHEYLVQAGKLAQDGYLVLSYSARGWGQSDAFATVGGPEDMEDLSAIIDWLDANTQADISNIGISGMSYGAGLSLLGLAHEPRIKTAAALSGWGSLPDALYGGESTSLVWGTLLVGSGYLLGEISSDIPAYFGDLLAGADVSEAIAWAHERSPLTHVDKINARNAPVYISNNFNDELFKPNSSLKLYSLLTGPKRIDVNQGIHISAEATGLLGLSNYVWNNVHDWFDHWLKGVDNGIMEEPPVTMELQSSNQRVAFEDWPSASVSTKTFYLGPRGLIGDGALRTSPNTSTYTNAIWSGADSIATTGIPILSAALDAHVNLEVSAWLPAASDINSIVYETSSLGSPLKLRGVSTLDVWISPSHAKTQLVAYLYDEDALGNGKLISHGVRTLHNATPGQDVKMSIELVAAGYDVPAGHRLALVLDTYDPLYQPATLLAHQTQIRYSSSKQSVLKLSYDP; translated from the coding sequence ATGAAAAAGTTCACTACGGTGGCGCTCGGCACCATCGCGGGGCTGCTTTGTTCGCAGAGTGCGCTGGCCGCCGGGAGCGTCACGTTCGATGATCAGATCGTCATCACGTCGGCGGACGGGACCGAAATCGCCGCCAATCTCTTCACGCCCGTCACGACGAGCCCGAACGCGACGCTCCCGACGATCATCTTCGTGAATAGCTGGGCGCTCGAGGAGCACGAGTATCTCGTCCAGGCCGGCAAGCTCGCGCAGGATGGTTACCTCGTCCTCAGCTACAGCGCGCGCGGCTGGGGGCAGTCGGACGCATTCGCGACGGTCGGCGGTCCCGAGGACATGGAAGACCTGTCGGCGATCATCGATTGGCTGGACGCGAACACGCAGGCCGACATCTCGAACATCGGCATCTCCGGGATGTCGTACGGCGCGGGGCTCTCGCTCCTCGGGCTCGCGCACGAGCCACGCATCAAGACCGCGGCGGCCTTGAGCGGCTGGGGCAGCCTGCCCGACGCCCTTTATGGCGGCGAGTCGACGAGCCTCGTGTGGGGCACGCTCCTCGTCGGCTCGGGCTACCTGCTCGGGGAGATCTCGAGCGACATCCCTGCGTACTTCGGCGATCTGCTCGCGGGGGCCGACGTCTCCGAGGCGATCGCCTGGGCCCACGAGCGCTCCCCCCTCACGCACGTGGACAAGATCAACGCGCGCAATGCCCCCGTCTACATCAGCAACAACTTCAACGACGAGCTGTTCAAGCCGAACTCGTCGCTGAAATTGTATTCGCTCCTCACCGGCCCCAAGCGGATCGACGTCAACCAGGGCATCCACATCAGCGCCGAGGCCACGGGCCTGCTCGGCTTGTCGAACTACGTGTGGAACAACGTCCACGATTGGTTCGATCACTGGCTCAAGGGCGTCGACAACGGCATCATGGAAGAGCCGCCGGTCACGATGGAGCTCCAATCCTCGAATCAGCGCGTCGCATTCGAGGACTGGCCGAGCGCCAGCGTCAGCACGAAGACCTTTTACCTCGGCCCCCGCGGCTTGATCGGCGACGGCGCCCTGCGGACTTCGCCCAACACGTCGACGTACACGAACGCGATCTGGTCGGGCGCCGACTCGATCGCGACGACGGGCATTCCCATTCTCTCGGCCGCGCTCGACGCGCACGTGAATCTCGAAGTCTCGGCCTGGCTGCCCGCGGCCTCCGACATCAACTCGATCGTGTATGAGACCTCGTCCCTCGGCTCGCCGCTCAAGCTCCGCGGCGTCTCGACCCTCGACGTATGGATATCGCCCTCGCACGCGAAGACGCAGCTCGTCGCGTACCTCTACGACGAGGATGCCCTGGGCAACGGGAAGCTGATCTCGCATGGCGTACGGACCCTGCACAATGCGACGCCCGGGCAGGACGTGAAGATGTCCATCGAGCTCGTCGCGGCGGGCTACGACGTGCCGGCCGGCCATCGCTTGGCGCTCGTGCTCGACACCTACGACCCGCTCTATCAGCCAGCGACGCTGCTCGCGCACCAGACCCAGATCCGCTACAGCTCGTCGAAGCAGTCCGTGCTGAAGCTCTCGTACGACCCCTGA
- a CDS encoding FG-GAP repeat domain-containing protein, which yields MVVRDFNGDDQLDIAAIVCETTADVYYGSRWANCSIVTLFGEGDGSFPTRVEAPLGFLRTYRDLDAGDFDGDGNQDLLALAGPDGLAVTFWHGFGNEKKFDEPIETIGCNTWADLDTSTPGGGYAWSTWDFPLSVTGEFGKDAATDTLIFSVGCNALVLDHGENALGNILELPLPPGGEPVVAVGDFCEGGASDLLFLGNYDLDIELYCGGGDSAFQFAPASVVHPFGDPGSASYHPGVRSLLTTDLNGDGNMDLVGLLGEATGPQGIATSRGNGNGTFSAFADSFYQQVSEDASMSPPRLLLGDFDNNGSADVAYLSEAGQSRHIIVVLLGNGQGGLVEYGDFEYESESHVSAVGDFDGDHVTDIAIAYGWGISTMSGSALMAVAAAKH from the coding sequence ATGGTGGTGCGTGATTTCAATGGTGACGATCAGCTGGATATCGCCGCCATCGTCTGTGAGACCACCGCCGACGTCTACTACGGAAGTCGCTGGGCGAATTGCTCTATCGTCACGCTGTTCGGGGAGGGCGATGGGAGCTTTCCGACGCGGGTCGAGGCACCCCTTGGGTTCCTGAGAACCTACCGGGATCTTGACGCTGGCGATTTCGATGGTGACGGGAACCAGGATCTCCTTGCCTTGGCGGGCCCCGACGGACTCGCCGTGACATTTTGGCATGGATTCGGAAACGAGAAGAAGTTTGATGAACCCATCGAAACGATCGGCTGTAACACTTGGGCGGACCTTGATACATCGACGCCTGGGGGGGGATACGCGTGGTCTACTTGGGACTTCCCGTTGTCCGTGACTGGAGAATTCGGCAAAGACGCGGCGACGGATACGCTCATATTCAGCGTTGGATGTAATGCATTGGTACTCGACCACGGCGAGAATGCACTTGGCAACATTCTCGAATTGCCGTTGCCTCCTGGAGGGGAACCGGTTGTTGCCGTGGGTGATTTTTGCGAAGGCGGGGCCAGCGATCTCCTGTTCCTGGGAAACTACGACCTCGATATAGAGTTGTACTGCGGCGGCGGTGACAGCGCGTTCCAATTTGCCCCCGCATCGGTCGTTCATCCATTCGGTGATCCAGGGAGCGCTTCGTATCATCCTGGGGTAAGGTCGCTCTTGACGACAGACCTGAACGGCGATGGAAATATGGATCTCGTGGGTCTTCTTGGTGAGGCAACTGGGCCTCAAGGGATTGCGACATCTCGCGGAAATGGGAACGGCACATTTTCGGCCTTCGCCGATTCTTTTTATCAGCAAGTCAGCGAAGATGCGTCGATGTCGCCTCCTCGCTTGTTGCTCGGCGATTTCGATAACAACGGGAGTGCCGATGTCGCTTACCTGTCCGAAGCCGGACAATCAAGGCACATAATTGTGGTCCTACTGGGTAACGGACAGGGCGGGCTGGTAGAATACGGTGATTTTGAATACGAGAGTGAATCTCACGTGAGTGCGGTGGGGGACTTTGATGGCGATCACGTGACGGACATCGCCATTGCATACGGCTGGGGCATATCCACGATGTCCGGTTCTGCCCTCATGGCGGTCGCCGCCGCCAAACATTGA